The uncultured Desulfatiglans sp. DNA window AGTACGTCGAATCATTCGGATCCCCGGAAGCCAAGATGGGTTACTGCCTTTACAAGATGGGCTGCAAAGGGCCGGAAACCTACAACAACTGCCCGACTGCAAAGTACAATGCCGGCACCAGCTGGCCGGTGGAGGCGGGTCATCCCTGTATCGGTTGCAGCGAGCCCGGATTCTGGGACGAAATGGGCCCCTTCTTCGAACCGCTTTGATATCTCGCGTGGGGTTTCCGGACACGCCTCAGGAGTAGTTGAGATGAAAAGAGCCTTTGGTTCTGGCGTGAAAATCGTCCTGACCACGGAATCGGTCATTGGGATCATCCGGAAATGAAGTTTTGAAAATGACGTCGTTTTCAGGCCGGGATGGAATATCTCCCGCGTTCAACCGCCATTATCTTGAAAGGAGTCGCCATGGCCAAACGAATCACCATCGATCCTGTCACCCGGATTGAAGGCCACCTGCGGATCGAAGTGGAAGTCGCTGACGGGAAGGTCGTCAATGCCTGGAGTTCCGGGCAGATGTTTAGAGGCATCGAGATGATCCTCAAAGGAAGGGACCCGCGGGATGCCCCTCTTTTTACACAACGATCCTGCGGCGTCTGCACCTATGTGCACTATCTCGCCTCCATCCGGGCGATCGAAGCGGCCGTAGGCGTCGAGGTCCCTGAAAACGCACGCATCCTCCGGAATCTCCTCCATGGAACCCAGTACCAGCACGACCACATCATTCACTTCTATCATCTTCATGCCCTGGATTGGGTCGACATCTTGAGCGCATTGAAAGCCGACCCGCAAAAAACCGCGGCTCTCGCTGAAAACGTGAGCCAGGCACGCTGGGGGGGGACTGCCTATTTCAAACAAGTCCAGGAGCGCATCAAGACCTTTGTGGAGAGCGGCCAGTTGGGGCCATTCAACAATGCCTATTGGGGGCATTCGGCCTACGCCCTCCCGCCGGAAGCCAACCTGATGGCGGTCTCTCACTACCTCGAGGCCTTGCGCCTGCAAGCCAAGGCCGCCCAAATGCACGCGATCTTCGGTGCAAAGAACCCTCATCTGCAATCCCTGGTGGTCGGTGGAATCACCTGCGCCATGGATCTCACTCCAGACCGGATTGCCGAATTCCTCTATCTCTGGAAGGAGACGCAAGCCTTCGTCAGGAATGTTTATCTTCCGGACATCCTCGCGATTGGATCCTTTTACAAAGATTGGGCTGCGCTGGGAGGCACTTCCAACTTCCTCGCCTGGGGCGACTTTCCCGAAGGCGAAAAAGAACCCGAGAGCCTCTTCATGCCCCGGGGGGTCGTCATGAACCGCGATATCGCCGCCGTCAGACCGGCGGAGCAGGAAAAGGTCACCGAGCACATCGCCCACTCCTGGTACGAGGGGAATACCGATCAGCATCCGTATAAAGGACAGACCGCCCCTCAGCATGGCGACTACGACCCCGACAACCGCTACTCGTGGATCAAGGCACCGCGTTATGAAGGCGAGCCGTGCGAGGTCGGTCCTTTGGCGAGGATGCTCGTGGCATACGCCAGGGGAAAGGACGGTGCCCGGAAGCTTGTCGACGACACCCTTGCCCGATTGGGGGTTCCCGTCTCAGCCCTTTTTTCCACCCTTGGCAGAACTGCGGCGCGGGCCCTCGAAACCGTGCTGGTAGGCGACGCGATGGAGGGCTGGGTCATGAAGCTGGTGGAAAATCTGAAAGCCGGTCAGGACACCATCTATCAGGCGTGGAGCATGCCCGACAAGGGGATGGGTTGCGGCCTCAACGATGTTCCGCGCGGCTCCCTGGGCCACTGGATCGAAATCGAGGACAAGAAAATAAAAAATTATCAATATGTCGTCCCATCCACCTGGAATCTCGGACCCCGCTGCAGCAATGGAAAGCTCGGACCGGTCGAACAGGCGTTGATCGGGACACCGGTCGCCGATCCCAAACGGCCCGTTGAAGTCTTGAGAACCGTCCATTCGTTCGATCCCTGCATCGCCTGCGCGGTGCATATGATCGACCCCCGATCGAACGAAGTCTACGAAATCCATGTGCTGTGATTGCCTCGGCCTTTCAAGGTCGCTGCAATATCCTCTTGACTGCCGGTTTCCGCCGTTGGAAGCTGGCAGTCAACCGCGCAGCCCGGCTGGAGGGTCTGTGCCTTCCCCCGGCTCGGCTGGAAAGCTGCGCTAACCTCGATTAGCCGGTGCCGCCTATAGATGCCGAAGGGCGCGCGTTCCGCGGCTTTGACCGTACGAAAACCTGGATCCATTGCGCCTTCCGGCGCCGGGAGGGACCTCACTGAGTCATGAATCAAAACAGTCATATCCTCGTTCTTGGCGTAGGTAATCCCCTTCTTACGGATGACGGGGTCGGCATTCATGCCATTGCTGCATTGGAAAAGGCCTATTCCTTCAACCCTCCTGTAGAAATCATGGACGGGGGCGTACAGGGGCTGAATCTTCTGGGCTTCATCACGGAGGCGAAGCATCTGATCGTCATCGATGCCGTTCGCAATGGGGGTGCCCCAGGAACGCTCTATCGCCTCGAGGGAGAACAAATCCCCAGGCGGGTCCTTCAAAAGAACTCCCTTCACCAAGTGGGGTTGCTCGAGGCGCTCGCCTTGGCGAGCGCCCTCGGCGATCCTCCCTCGACCGTCATCCTGGGAGTGGAACCGCTCGATATCACGTCGATCGGCCTCGAACCCACCCCAGCCGTACGAGAACGAATCCCTGAACTCATCGATGCGGTGCTCGCTGAGCTCAAGCTGCTCGGCTGCGTCCCCGAAGCGACAGGAGAATGACGGACATGTGCCTGGCCATCCCAGCAAGAATCATTCAGATCCAAGACCGAACGGCCCTTATCGATTTGGATGGAACCCAACGACAGACCAGCCTCCTTCTGCTCGATGACGCTCAAGTGGGCGATTACGTGATCGTCCACGCCGGGTTTGCTATCCATCGCATCGACGAAAAGGAGGCCATGGCCGCACTGGCCCTCCTTCGAGAAATGGCCGATCTCACCGATCTCCCTTGAACATCGCAGACCCTCGCCTTCGGGTGTGGGCCCTGGCTGACGTCTGCTCCGGATACCCATGTGGAACCCGGCTTACCCCCGGTTCAGGGCGAAAGGTCCCGTATGCACGCCCCTTTCTTCATTTCTCGGAATTTACAGACCTTTCGTTTCAGCCTTCCTCTCAAATCTGGAACCGGCTGTCTTCTGCACCTCCACGAAGCGGAGGAATCAGCTGTCTTCTTCCTCTCGCGCCCGGAAAAGCCGGTATTTCCTTGACAGCTTTTCGCCGCTGAGATTATACTTTTCAGCTGTATAGTTCGGGTTCCACGCCAGTTCTGCCACAGACCTGGCGTTTTATAAACCTACGGTGAAAGGAGGTGAAACAACGAAATGAATAAGAAATTCCTAAGCCTTCTGACGGTTGTTTTTTGCGGCCTTATGCTTTGCGCGGTAGGGGCCATCACGGCCGCCGATGTCGCGGAAGAAATCGTCCTTCAGAATGAATACCCCGCAGATAAGCAAGGACCGGTAAAATTCAGCCATAAGAAGCACTCCGAGGAGTACGGCGCCACATGTGACGATTGCCACCATGTGATCCAGGATGGCAAAAACGTCTGGAAGGAAGGTGACCCTGTCCAGAAATGCAGCGAGTGCCATCCAGCCGATCCACCGGACAAGGAAGCACTGAAGCTGCAGAATGCGTTCCACAAGAACTGCAAGGATTGCCACAAAGAGCAAAACGACGATGCCAAGGCTCCCTTCAAGAAGTGCAACGGCTGCCATGAAAAGAAGGGTTGATCCCTTCTTGTAAAACCAGTTTTTCCAGGGGTGCCTTTTGCATCCATTTGTTTAGAACCGCACCGCCCCTTCTGAGAGGCAGTGCGGTTTTCTATTTCTGAGCACGATACCGGCCCTGGAGCCCTCTTTTATGTCTCCGGCAATTGAAGACAGGCATCGCCTCAGAACCACCACCGTTCATCCCAGCAAAAAAAGCCGCCTGGGCTTGCTCATGCAAAAGCCAGGCGGCCGGACTTTCCGTGTGGTGCGATTCTATTTATACTTCGGTAACCGTGATGGCTTCCTGATCACAAACCTCCACGCAGCTTTCGCAACCGAGGCACTCTTCCGCATTGACCGGAACAGACTTCCCGTCTTCCATCTCGTACACGTCGACAGGACAAACCTCGACGCACTCCTCACATCCCTCGCACTTGTCGTGGTCAACCACTACTTCATAACCCATCTGTCAAACCCTCCTAAGTTTTTAAATACGAGATACCCAATCTCTTGAAATGACCGCTGATTTTGGCTCCAGAACCGGCATGCCCCTGAACGTCAGCGCGTTATGTAACAGAGTAACCAGACCCTGTCAAGCTTTTTATCCCCGTTAACCACCACAAAAACCTCCTGCTGGCTCCCCCGCCCGCGCTCAGCAAACAAAGCAACCATTGGCCGACAGGAGCTTGGCAGTCAAAAGTCAGATGGCCCTGTTCGACCCGGAACAAGGCCATCGCATACTCACAAATGACAGCCCAAAACAGGGGCATGGACTACCCCAGGGCTTTTGTTAGGCCCCAACCTCCTCCTTGACCGAGACAGCGATCTTATAGAGCACTGTCAGAACGAAGAAGCCAGTAGCCCACACACCGATGGTAATCAAAATTTCAGGGGTTGTCGGCCAGTACTCGAACACCCGGTCAAAGGGGTTCGGCACGAAGCCGCCGATGACAAGCCCCATCCCTTTGTCGATCCAACTGGATATGATGACAGCAGCGCAACCGACGGCAAGGGTATCATCCTTCCGCCGTGTGCCGGGAACTATCAACAAGATCAAAGCAAGGATCGCAAAACCCACCGAGGTCCACATCCATGGCACGAGCTTCCCAAAGCCCTCATACCCCGCGAACAGGTATACAAAACTGTGCATATGCCCAGGGATCTGACTGTAAAAAGCCGTGAAGACTTCGAGCAGCAAAAAGAAGATGTTCAGGATGAAGGCGTAAGTGACAATGCCTCCGAGAGTCCTGACCGCCTTTTCTCCAGGGTCGAAACGACTCACCCGCCGCACGATCAAACACAGCAACAGGAGCAGTGCAGGCCCGGCGGCGAAAGCAGACGCAAGAAAGCGAGCAGCCATGATGGCGGTCAACCAGAAATGCCGGCCGGGCAGACCGGCGTACAAAAATGCCGTCACGGTATGAATGCTGAAGGCCCACGGGATGGAGATGTAGATCAGCGTCTTCACCCACCCGGGATAATGAAGCCCCTTCCTTTCAGCACTCAACACATTCCATCCGATCAGGACATTCAGAAGCAGATACCCGTTCAGCACGATCATGTCCCAAAATAGGATCGAGTTCGGCGTCGGATACATGATCACATTCATAATCCGCACCGGATTCCCGAGATCGACGAAAATGAACAGCAGGCACATCACAACCGCAGCGATAGCCAGAAACTCACCCAAGATGGTGATCCGGCCAAACGCCTTATAATCGTGGAGATAATAAGGAAGAACCACCATCACCCCTCCGGCAGCGACACCGACCAGGTAAGTGAATTGGGCGATATAAAAGCCCCAGGAGACATCGCGGCTCATCCCCGTGACCTTCAGTCCTTCCTGAAACTGATAGAGATAGCAGCCCAATCCGATGCCCATCAAGACCAGCAGGAAGATCAACCATCCCCAGTATCGTTGTGTTCCCTTCAGCGCCGTATCAAGCATAACCACCTCATACAATGAAAAATAAGTTGGGCCCCGTACCCAGTTCGGGCTTGCGCCGGATCGTGTAATGCTCCTTCAAAACCTTCCTGACCTCAGAATGCGGGTCCGCCAGATCCCCAAAAACCAGTGCGCCTTTTCGCACCTTGGCGGCGGCCTCGACGCAGGCGGGCTGATCCCCTTTTGCCAGTCTCTCAGCGCAGAAATTGCATTTCTCAACCACACCTTTGCTGCGCGTCGGGTAATCCTTATTCAGGGGGAAACCTGGATTCATCGGCATCAGCTCTTCATCGGTGCGGACCCGCTGCGGATCCCCCCAATTGAAGCTTCGCGCTCCATACGGACAGGCCGCCATGCAGAACCGGCAACCGATGCACCGGTGCATGTCCATCATGACAATCCCATCTTCCCGCTTCCAGGTCGACTGTGTCGGACAGACTCGGACACACGGCGGGTTAGTGCAGTGATTGCACATCAGCAGGAAATTCATTCCATGAAAACGCTCACCAATAAACTCGTGCTCCTGCCCAGGAAACGCATGCTCATAGGTTTCTTTCCAGATCCACTTGATCTCTTCCTTCGGATTCCCGAGATTCGGAACATTATGCTCTTTGTGGCACGCCTCGATGCAGACATCCATCAAGGCATCGTCCATCTTGGTCGTATCCACGACCATCGCCCAGTGCTTGCCCTTGGTCAAAGGGATCTGCTGCGCGGCCTCGAGCTTTCCGGGTGCCAGGATCTCGAGCGCAGCCTTCCCTCCCAGCCCTGCTATGGCTGCCATACCACCTATCTTCAGAAACTCCCTTCTGTCGATGCCCTTCATTTTTTCTCCTCCGGCTCAAGATGGCAGTCCCAACAGTACGGCGCAACACCCATATAGTTGTGGCACTGGTCGCAGAACTTCGTCTTGTTGGAATGACAATCCAGGCAGGTCACCTGAAGGCTTTTGTAATACACGGTGCCGCTCTTGGCCTTGAAATAGCGTTCCCCATCACGCACGACCGTGTGACGCCAATCGTCCAGCAGAGTCATGTGAGAGCTCTGCATGTAAGCCTTATCCATCACACACACCTTGGCTTCCTGCGCCTTGGGAGTCAACTCGGGATCAGGCGCCTTGGCGGCCTTCCCCGCATTGTAGAAAAACGGAAAGAGCAGCAGCCCAAGACCGATGACCAAGCCGGTGATGATTTTCCCTCCATCATACATTGTCATCATCCTCCATTCCAGCGAGGGGTTCGCCACGCAGGTCGGTGGTCCGTTCATTTTCCCCTTCGAAGACGAGGGCGTTAGCTACCATTTCATGGACCCCGGTGACCCCCACATCTCCAACCCAGAAATCCATCAGGGTGGGAAACACCGCCCGGTCAATGGCGCAGATGCAGGAGAGCATGTTGACGCCATACTTTTCTTTGACATGGCGGACAGCGTTGGCCCTCGGCAGGCCGCCGCGCATCCTCAGTTCCATGTTCTCCCCGGCGTTCAGCCCGGCGCCGCTTCCGCAGCAGAAGGTCTGCTCACGAATGGTCTGCGGGGGCATTTCGTAAAAGTTATTGCACACGGCGTTGATCACATAGCGCGGCTCCTCGAAGAAACCCATACCCCGTGCCGGATTGCACGAATCGTGAAAGGTGACCTTGAGGTGATCGTTCCGGCTAGGATCCAGTTTGAGCTTGTTATGTTTGATCAGATCCGCCGTAAATTCAACTAGGTGAACCATCTTGGTCCCCTTGGCATTCTCGAACTTCGTCCCCGTAAGAGGCGAAACCGGCTCTTCGAGAAAATCCGCCGGGCCGTTGAAGGTGTCCATGTACTGGTTCAGGACGCGCCACATGTGGCCGCACTCCCCACCCAGGATCCATTTCACCCCGAGCCGCTTCGCTTCCGCGTACATCTTGGCGTTCAACCGCTTGGCCATCTCATGAGAGGTAAAGTATCCGAAATTGCCCCCTTCGGAGGCATAGGTGCTCCAGGTGATGTCGAGGCCCTGGCTCTGTAGATAATGGAAAAGCATGAGATAACCCATGCACGTATACGTACCGGGATCGGCAAAGACATCCCCAGAAGGGGTGATGAACAGGATTTCCGCTCCTTTGCGATTGAAGCTCGGCTCAACCCGGATCCCTGTGATATCCTCGATCTCGTCGACGAAGAAGTCCATCATGTCCTTGTAGGCATGAGGCTGGATGCCGAGATGATTGCCGGTGCGGTTGCAGTTCGCCACCGGGGCCGCGATCCAGTCGGTGTTGAGGCCGATCAGGTTCGTCAACTCGCGCCCGATGATCGTCACTTCGGCTGTATCGATGCCATAGGGGCAGAAAAGAGAGCAACGGCGGCACTCCGTGCATTGATACAGGTAATACCACCACTCTTTCAGGACATCTGAGGTGAGATCCCTCGCGCCTGCCAGTTTGCCGAACAGCTTCCCTCCAACCGTGTATTTCTTCCGATAGACGGAGCGGATCAGTTCCGCGCGAAGCACCGGCATGTTCTTCGGATCGCCCGAACCGATGAAGAAGTGGCACTTGTCCGCACAGGCCCCGCATCGGACACAGATATCCATAAAGAGCTTGAACGATCTGAAGCGATCCAGCCGAAGCCGAAAGCCGTCGTCGATGATTTTTTCCCAATCGTCCGGCAGCTGCCAGTCTTCGTCTGTTGGGTTCCAATCACGCGGGTTCGGCATATCGACAGCTTCGAGGTTCTTTGGCTTGCCACCATAGCAGTATATGCCCTCGCGAATGTCAACCGGCGTATCCATCCACCCCTCCATCAGCGGTGGGGTGTGCTTGATCTTGGCGGTCTCACCTGCCTTTGGATCTTTGGCCATGTCTACTCCTTATCTCTCTATCCTGTTGGTTATTCAGGCTCTTTGTCAACCGGGAGTCCAGCTTCCACCATGGCCTCACGGAACTCGTCTTCGTATGCCTGATATGTGTGGTAATGCACAGGATAATTCCACGGGTTGATATGCCTCTTCATACGGCTGTTGTTCGACAGGTTTCTCGTCGGCGACAGGAATATCCCGGCCATGTGCATCAGCTTGCTGAAGGGGAAATACGCGATCAGCACGCTGATGACGAACAGATGAATGTAGAAGATCACCCCGATATCGCCCGGAATCGTTGGGTGAAATTTGAAGAGACCCACCGCCAGCTCCTTGACGGCAGTGATGTCGACCCGGATGAAGTAACGCATCAGGATCCCGGTCGTGCCCAGAGCGAGAATGAGAAACAGGGGAAAATAATCCGCCGGCAGCGAGATGTAACGGGTCTGATGAACGTAAATCCGCCGGACGAAGAGATAGGTTACGGCCAGCATAAGGAGCATATCCGTCAGATACACGCCCGGAAGGCCGAGCCCGTTAAACGGCAGCACACCCATCTGCATGAAGCCGTCGAGGCTCTCCAGCAGGTGGACAAACCCCGGAATAGGCTCGACAAAAAACCGGAAATGCCTGAGGAAGATCACCAGGAAAGAATAATGGAAAAGCAGTGCCGCCAGCCAGAGCCACTTTTCCCACTCATAGTCGATCTTCGGCGCACCGTCACCCTTCAGTCGATACTCTAAGCGGGTGTTCCGGAAAAGGGATCGAAAGGTAAGGATCTCGAAGAGCATCCTCACGATCACCCCGCCGGTGCCTTTCGGATTGTCGATCTTACTGTACTTGACCCATGGGAGAGACCATTGCTGCCCGGCCGTGGTGGGGATCCTGAAAGGCACCGGGGAGCGGGCCCAGTCGATGACCCGAACGACGATCCCGATGATGAAGGTGGCCAGGGCCGCGTAGGGAACCACGACACCGAAAAGGTACTGGAGATTGAACGCCCCCACCCCCACCCAGGGGATCAAAACGATCAACACCACTGCCAATGACGAAACGACAATGCTCAATATGAAATTCATAGGCTGCTACCTCACCTCCAATGACGATCCCGATGATTAGGTCGTTGTGTCCGATACCTGCCGATCCGAAGCGGCATACTTGGCATTGGCTCTTTCCAGTAACTTCCCCACCTCGTTCCGAATCTCCCTTACGCGCAGCTCGTTGAGATGCTGCCGGCAGGCCATATAGACATCAAAGCCCTGCAGAGCCAGCGCATCGATCCGGTCCTCCACTTCCAGCAACTCCGCCGAAGCCGCGGCGCCGGAGGACTTTGCGCCCTGCAGCTCCTTGCGGATGACCGGTTTGAGCTGGATGAGAAAAGCCAAGGCTTTCGAGGGGCTGAAATCCTGCACAGCGCGGATTCGTATGATCCGATCCAGGCAGGCCGCTATGTCCTCGGCAGAGCCCCCGGAAACGAGATGGTCATACACCGTTTCCAGCTCTCCGCTTAGAGTCGCCCCGACAGGGTTGGAAAACGGATCTTTCTGCCGACGCAAAAAATCACGCCCCTCCGGTTCATAGCTTTCGAAAAGGGCGTCGCGCCACCCCTTGAGGATGGCCGACCTTCTTTCGATCAAAAAAGCGGTCAAGTACATGACAGGTTTACCTGAAAAAGGCGAACAAAAAAATTGGCCCCCCCGAATCCGTTCGTCCAGAGGGCCTTCCGGATGATCCATGATGATGGACGTCTATAGCCAACTTGCTGTGCCCTGTCAAGAAAAAAATTCGGGCCTCCGGGCGGATTTTATTCAAATATCGCAAATGATTAGGACCTATTTTACCATGACCGGAATGCGCAGGAAGCGTGCGCTCGAGAGACGGAGACTGTTTCGTATTCTTTTCTATGGGCATCCATCCCCCAATGGTTTCCCTGTACGATCCGGTCTCCAATCCGGAAGCGAGTGGTCATAGCAATGCTCATAAAATGAATTCCTTGCGCTGATTTGAGCAGCAGGGCTCCGCACAGGCAATCCTCCACACTGACGTCGGGATTGGCCAAAAAGACCCTTGCCGGGTGGAAATTAATTGGTCTCCATCCGGAAACGATTTTCCGGTAGAACTCCATTTCCAATCCGGAAATGAGGATTTTTGGCCAATATCAAGGAAATCAAGCGTTTGTGCGGAGGCGACCTGCAGGTCGCCGCACAAGCAAACGTGCAGATTGACGCCGAGATTGGCCAAAAAGACCCTTTCCGGATGGAAACTAATTGTTGACAGACCGGCCCTTCTTCCCCTAAAAAGTCAGAAAAACGCGTTTCATTCCCCCCGTGCCGTACCTTGCCCCATTTCCCCAGGCCCCGCCCAGCGACGGGGACAGGCTGAGACCAGGAGGCGCCATGGCCATCGACACTACGATCTTCGTCCACTCCCCGGGGAGGATCCCCGCCTATCTCGATCTGCTTCAGATGTTGACCGGTGCCGGTCTCATTCTCTTTATGTGGAGCCACATGGTCCTGGTCGCAAGCGTCAACTTCGGGCCCGGCGTCATGAACGCCATCGCCCGGTTTTTCGAGGACTCTTACATGGCCCAGGTCGGGGGCCCGCTGATAGGCGCCACCTTCCTGATGCACTTCATCCTGGCGGCCCGCAAGATCCCGTTCAGGGTCGAGCAGCAGTCCGCCGTCTGGAAGCACAGCCGTTCGCTTCATCATCTGGACACCTGGCTCTGGCTCGTGCAGGTCGTCACCGCCATGATCATCCTGATCATGGGCTCCATTCACATGTGGACCGTCCTGACCGATCTTCCCATCACCGCCGCCAAGAGCGCCGCCCGCATCCAGGGGGGGTACTGGCTCGTGTTTTACCTGATTCTCCTGCCGATGGTCGAACTGCACGTGGGCATCGGCTTTTACCGCATCGGCGTCAAGTGGGGCTTCATCCAACGCAGAAGCCGCAAGGGATTGAAAAAATTTGAGAATATTTTGACCGGTATTTTCGTATTGATCGGGTTGATCACCATCGTTCGCTTTTTGACCCTTTCGGTCTGACCTTCCTACGTCGGCCCCTTCCCCGATCGCACGTAATGAAGGCCGAGCGCGTGCGCCAGGGCCCCAAGCGGGGCCTGACCGGCGGTCCGCCTATTCTAATGAGCGGAATGATGCCCTTTATTGGTCGCAAAGGAGTCCTGCCTGTGGAAACGATTTTGACCGATCTCCTGTGTATCGGTGCCGGCCTCGCCGGCGAACGGGTTGCCGTGGAGGTGGCCTCCAACGGTTTCAGCACCATCTGCTTGAGCATCGTTCCCCCGAGACGGTCCCACTCTTCGGCCGCACAAGGAGGCATGCAGGCCGCGCTCGGCCACTGTACCATGGGAGCCGGGGACTGCCCTGACGTCCATTTTCTGGATACGGTGAGAGGTTCGGATTGGGGCTGTGACCAGGAGGTCGCGCGGATGTTCGTGGACACCGCTCCGATCGCCGTGCGCGAGATGGCATTCTGGGGCATCCCCTGGAATCGCGTGGTGCCGGGGCAGTCGTCTTACTTCAAGGGCGGCCAGAAATACGAAAAGGTCGAACCCGAGGAGCGCAAGGGACTGATCACCGCCCGTGACTTCGGTGGAACCGCCAAGTGGCGCACCTGCTACACCTCGGACGGAACTGGCCACACGCTTTTATACACCATGGACAACAAAGTGGTGGAGCTCGGGGTTACCGTTCATGACCGAGTCGAGGCCATCGCCTTGATCCACGACGGGGAGACTTGCACCGGCGCTGTGGCCCGCTGCCTGAAGACAGGGGAACTCCGGGTCTACCTGGCCAAAGCCACGCTGATCGCTACCGGAGGCTACGGCAGGATCTATCGTGAAACGACGAATGCGGTCATCAATGACGGATCCGGGGCCCTTCTGGCCCTCGCTACAGAAGTCGTCCCGATAGGTAATCCGGAGGCCATCCAATTCCACCCGACAGGCATCGTCCCGACCAACATTCTGGTGACAGAAGGCTGCCGGGGGGACGGGGGAACCCTGCTGGACGTCAACGAAGAGCGCTTCATGCCGCAATACGAGCCCCAGAAGGCAGAACTCGCCTCTCGAGACGTGGTTTCACGCTGGATGACCCACCACATCCGCCAGGGGTTCGGTGTCAAAAGCCCTTATGGCGACCACCTCTGGCTGGACATACGCCACCTCGGCGCCCAGCACATCAAGACCAAGCTCCGAGAGGTGGACGAGATCTGCAACAACTTCCTCGGCGTGGACCCTGTCACCCAGCTCATCCCGGTGCGTCCGGCACAGCATTACAGCATGGGAGGAGTTCGAACGAACAAGGACGGGGCCGCTTACGGTCTGAAGGGCCTCTTCGCCGCCGGCGAGGCTGCCTGTTGGGACATGCACGGCTTCAACCGCCTGGGCGGCAATTCCCTGGCGGAAACCATCGTCGCCGGCAAGATTGTCGGAGAGAGAATCGCCGAATTCCTGAAAGGGTATGAAACTCAGTTCAAAACAAGCACGGTGCGGGACCGCCTGGTTCATGAGGAGGACCGGATCCAGCGCCTGCGCGCCCGAAGCGCCGGGAAGGAAAACGTCTTCCAGGTGCGCGACGCCATGCAGAACGAGCTTA harbors:
- the hypC gene encoding Hydrogenase assembly chaperone HypC/HupF; translated protein: MCLAIPARIIQIQDRTALIDLDGTQRQTSLLLLDDAQVGDYVIVHAGFAIHRIDEKEAMAALALLREMADLTDLP
- a CDS encoding membrane hypothetical protein (Evidence 5 : Unknown function): MAAVALLEGSLGIVVLLFVAILAVLVERILQLQCFLVRWIGWMALAAFLDRVTFLPDVFAILDHMVAIVTCGAVLLGVLLMAEFYRSLLICGVFILKDDFFRDIGGRDGPYRAKHKAAKNNRQKA
- a CDS encoding Hdr-like menaquinol oxidoreductase iron-sulfur, subunit 1; this encodes MKGIDRREFLKIGGMAAIAGLGGKAALEILAPGKLEAAQQIPLTKGKHWAMVVDTTKMDDALMDVCIEACHKEHNVPNLGNPKEEIKWIWKETYEHAFPGQEHEFIGERFHGMNFLLMCNHCTNPPCVRVCPTQSTWKREDGIVMMDMHRCIGCRFCMAACPYGARSFNWGDPQRVRTDEELMPMNPGFPLNKDYPTRSKGVVEKCNFCAERLAKGDQPACVEAAAKVRKGALVFGDLADPHSEVRKVLKEHYTIRRKPELGTGPNLFFIV
- the nrfD gene encoding Polysulphide reductase, NrfD; protein product: MLDTALKGTQRYWGWLIFLLVLMGIGLGCYLYQFQEGLKVTGMSRDVSWGFYIAQFTYLVGVAAGGVMVVLPYYLHDYKAFGRITILGEFLAIAAVVMCLLFIFVDLGNPVRIMNVIMYPTPNSILFWDMIVLNGYLLLNVLIGWNVLSAERKGLHYPGWVKTLIYISIPWAFSIHTVTAFLYAGLPGRHFWLTAIMAARFLASAFAAGPALLLLLCLIVRRVSRFDPGEKAVRTLGGIVTYAFILNIFFLLLEVFTAFYSQIPGHMHSFVYLFAGYEGFGKLVPWMWTSVGFAILALILLIVPGTRRKDDTLAVGCAAVIISSWIDKGMGLVIGGFVPNPFDRVFEYWPTTPEILITIGVWATGFFVLTVLYKIAVSVKEEVGA
- a CDS encoding Ferredoxin-2, with protein sequence MGYEVVVDHDKCEGCEECVEVCPVDVYEMEDGKSVPVNAEECLGCESCVEVCDQEAITVTEV
- a CDS encoding Hydrogenase maturating endopeptidase, with amino-acid sequence MNQNSHILVLGVGNPLLTDDGVGIHAIAALEKAYSFNPPVEIMDGGVQGLNLLGFITEAKHLIVIDAVRNGGAPGTLYRLEGEQIPRRVLQKNSLHQVGLLEALALASALGDPPSTVILGVEPLDITSIGLEPTPAVRERIPELIDAVLAELKLLGCVPEATGE
- a CDS encoding putative Hdr-like menaquinol oxidoreduCtase cytochrome c subunit (Evidence 3 : Putative function from multiple computational evidences) is translated as MYDGGKIITGLVIGLGLLLFPFFYNAGKAAKAPDPELTPKAQEAKVCVMDKAYMQSSHMTLLDDWRHTVVRDGERYFKAKSGTVYYKSLQVTCLDCHSNKTKFCDQCHNYMGVAPYCWDCHLEPEEKK
- the hyaB gene encoding hydrogenase 1, large subunit (Evidence 2a : Function from experimental evidences in other organisms; Product type e : enzyme), with amino-acid sequence MAKRITIDPVTRIEGHLRIEVEVADGKVVNAWSSGQMFRGIEMILKGRDPRDAPLFTQRSCGVCTYVHYLASIRAIEAAVGVEVPENARILRNLLHGTQYQHDHIIHFYHLHALDWVDILSALKADPQKTAALAENVSQARWGGTAYFKQVQERIKTFVESGQLGPFNNAYWGHSAYALPPEANLMAVSHYLEALRLQAKAAQMHAIFGAKNPHLQSLVVGGITCAMDLTPDRIAEFLYLWKETQAFVRNVYLPDILAIGSFYKDWAALGGTSNFLAWGDFPEGEKEPESLFMPRGVVMNRDIAAVRPAEQEKVTEHIAHSWYEGNTDQHPYKGQTAPQHGDYDPDNRYSWIKAPRYEGEPCEVGPLARMLVAYARGKDGARKLVDDTLARLGVPVSALFSTLGRTAARALETVLVGDAMEGWVMKLVENLKAGQDTIYQAWSMPDKGMGCGLNDVPRGSLGHWIEIEDKKIKNYQYVVPSTWNLGPRCSNGKLGPVEQALIGTPVADPKRPVEVLRTVHSFDPCIACAVHMIDPRSNEVYEIHVL